The following coding sequences lie in one Natronorubrum tibetense GA33 genomic window:
- a CDS encoding S8 family peptidase: MRLDRRSVLKGIGAAGATLLVSGVASASDGQARYIAQTNNRGADVESAGFEVLNELADGELLLVKGPEDAVDNLKDTNGVTAAVRDLELELEPVLEDDHDEIPDDPDDVYDELLWDKQIQDVREAQAHATGEGTTVAIIDTGVDENHPDLKNLDDEASAAIIDGDIASHKGDPDGHGTHVAGTVAATGDEVMTGTAPDATIVSVDVLGYGTGSFGDIMVGMEHAADVDADAANISLGFMIAPQEFAESEDNVGMYRRIFEPVANYGQRKGTLYVGSAGNDETDLQGGWLRLWNGLSGVIGVSATGPNDKLSFYSNWGRNDVDVGAPGGGYETEQKSLDPEADVEWPHPLNLVFSTYPGGYNWLAGTSMAAPQVTGLAALVRELDSGANPQQVLQAVRQGAEVADNHGDSDLGAGRVNALKTIDRFD, encoded by the coding sequence ATGCGACTTGATAGACGGTCAGTACTCAAAGGAATCGGCGCCGCCGGGGCAACGCTCCTCGTATCCGGGGTCGCGTCGGCAAGCGACGGACAAGCACGCTATATTGCCCAGACGAACAACCGTGGCGCGGACGTGGAGTCCGCCGGATTCGAGGTTCTGAACGAACTTGCCGATGGTGAACTCTTGTTGGTAAAAGGACCCGAAGACGCTGTCGACAACCTCAAAGACACCAACGGGGTCACCGCTGCTGTACGAGATCTCGAACTCGAACTCGAACCGGTACTCGAGGACGACCACGACGAAATTCCAGACGACCCCGACGACGTCTATGACGAACTACTGTGGGACAAACAGATACAGGACGTACGCGAAGCGCAGGCACACGCAACGGGCGAGGGGACGACGGTCGCGATCATCGATACCGGTGTCGACGAGAACCATCCTGACCTCAAAAATCTCGATGACGAGGCCAGCGCCGCGATCATCGATGGCGACATTGCATCTCACAAGGGGGACCCCGACGGGCACGGCACCCATGTCGCGGGGACGGTCGCCGCAACGGGTGATGAAGTAATGACGGGGACGGCGCCCGACGCAACGATTGTCTCCGTCGACGTGCTGGGCTACGGTACCGGCTCGTTCGGCGACATCATGGTCGGGATGGAGCACGCCGCCGACGTCGACGCGGACGCTGCGAACATCAGTCTCGGCTTCATGATAGCACCTCAGGAGTTCGCCGAATCCGAGGACAACGTCGGAATGTACCGGCGGATATTCGAGCCGGTCGCGAACTACGGGCAGCGCAAGGGTACACTGTACGTCGGGTCGGCTGGTAACGACGAGACGGACCTCCAGGGCGGCTGGCTCCGCCTCTGGAATGGGCTATCGGGCGTCATCGGCGTCAGTGCCACCGGACCGAACGACAAACTCTCATTCTACTCGAACTGGGGGCGGAACGACGTCGATGTAGGCGCCCCGGGCGGTGGCTACGAAACCGAGCAAAAGTCACTTGACCCGGAGGCGGATGTTGAGTGGCCGCACCCGCTTAACCTCGTGTTCTCGACCTATCCCGGCGGGTACAACTGGTTAGCGGGGACGTCGATGGCGGCACCACAAGTCACCGGCCTCGCCGCCCTCGTTCGCGAACTCGACTCCGGAGCGAACCCACAACAGGTTCTACAGGCTGTTCGGCAGGGCGCGGAGGTCGCAGACAACCACGGTGACTCCGATCTCGGGGCAGGACGGGTGAACGCCCTGAAGACGATCGACCGCTTCGACTGA